The nucleotide window GCTCATGCGGTGCCTGCCGTATCGCTGGTATTTCCCGCTGGTGCACCGTTTCACAGGTCTTTGAACATGCAGATATCGCCCCCGCTTGCCGACCGGGGAACACAGGCCAGGAGCGAAGCCGCCACACAGCGGCTGATTGCCCTGTACGAACAGCTCTCGCCCGCGCACCTGGCGACGCTGGATGCCCATTACGCGCTCAACGCGCATTTCAGGGACCCCTTCAACGACGTGCGCGGCGTGCCCGCCATCGCGCAGATTTTTGCCCACATGTTCGCCACTCTGGATCAGCCGCGCTTCACCGTTACGCAGCACATCGTGCAGGGCGACCAGGCTTTTTTGGGCTGGGAGTTTCGCTTTCGCATGCGCCGCTGGCGGCCGCGCGTGGAGCAATGCATCCACGGTGCCACGCTGGTACGCTTCGACGCCGAAGGCCGCGTGGCGCTGCATCGCGACTACTGGGACGCCGCCCAGGAGCTGTACGAAAAACTGCCCGTGCTCGGCGGCCTGATGCGTTGGCTGCGCCGATCGGCTTCCGCGACCGCCACACGCGCGAATGGCGATGCCCAGCGGCAACGTGTCTGAAAGCCAACCAGGATGACCGGTCTGCGGCGCACCCACGAACACGACGCTTCCGCTCGGGGTTCCAAGGCGCTGGTATGGCTGCGCCGCGACTTGCGCTGCGACGACCATGCCGCGCTCCACCACGCACTGCGCCGCTTCGAGCAGGTGTATTGCGTCTTCGTGTTCGACACCGACATTTTGGATGCGTTGCCCAGCCGTCAGGACCGGCGTGTGGAATTCATCCATGCCAGCGTGCTGGAGCTGCATCAGGCCTTGCAGCAGCTGGCCGTGCGCAGCGGCGCCCCCGGCGGCGGTCTGCTCGTGCGCCATGGCCCGGCGCTGGCCTGCATCACCCAGTTAGCGCAACAGTTGGGCGTGCAGGAGGTGGTGGCCAACCGCGACTACGAGCCCCAGGCCATCGCACGCGACCAACGCGTGGCCGAGGCCTTGCAGGCGCGGGGCATCGCCTTCAGCGATTACAAGGACCAGGTGCTGCTGGAGCAGGGCGAGGTGCTGACCCAGCAGGGCCGGCCCTACAGCGTCTTCACGCCGTACAAGCGCGCCTGGCTGCAGCGACTGGACGCCTTCCAGCTCACACCCTACCCAGTCGATCGCCATGCCCGGCACCTGGCGCCACCACCCACAGGGGAGCGCCTGCCCACGCTGTCGGAGCTGGGTTTCATCCCCACCAATCTGCATCAACTGGCCTTGCCCACGGGCATGAGCGGCGCACAGCAGCTGCTGCGCGACTTCGTGCCGCGCATGGCGACCTACCACGAGGCGCGCGACTACCCGGCGCGCAAGGGCGTGTCCTACCTGTCGGTGCACCTGCGCTTTGGCACCGTGTCCGTCCGCCAGGTCGCAGCGGTGGCTGCAAGGCAGGCAGCACAGGGCTGCACGGGGGCGCAGACCTGGCTGTCCGAGCTGGCCTGGCGCGACTTTTACTTCATGATTTTGTGGCACTACCCGCAAGTGGTTGCGCAGTGTTTCAGGCCCGAGTGCGACGGCCTGCAGTGGGACGACGCACCCGCGCTGTGGCAGGCCTGGTGCGAGGCGCGCACTGGTTACCCGTTGGTGGACGCCGCCATGCGCCAGCTGCTTCAGACGGGCTACATGCACAACCGCCTGCGCATGGTGGTGGCAAGCTTTCTGACAAAGGACCTGGGCATCGACTGGCGCCGCGGCGAGCGCTTTTTTGCCCGGCACCTGAACGACTACGACCTGGCCGCCAACAACGGCGGCTGGCAATGGACCGCGTCCACAGGGTGCGACGCGCAGCCCTATTTCCGCATCTTCAACCCCGTCACGCAGTCGCAGCGCTTCGACCCGGAGGGCAGGTTCATTCGCCGCTACCTGCCCGAACTGGCGCGCGTGCCCGATGCGCACATCCACTTTCCTGCCGCCATGAAACCGGCCGCGTTGGCGACGTGCGGCCTGCGTCTGGGGGAGGACTACCCGCTGCCGGTGGTGGATCACGCGCGGGCAAGGGAGCGCACGCTGATGCGGTTCGCATTTCTGGCCGAAAGCGATGCTTCCTGAAGCCCAGGCACCAAGTGTCTGGTACTCGGGGTGCGCGAGCATAATTCCTGAATCGCCTGCCGCTGTCGCAATCAAATTGCTGGTGGATTCAGCCTATCAAATCATTGCCCAGCGACAGCCTGCGGAGAACCTGATGAATGCTCGCCAATCGATCACCCTGCTCGCCATCGCCGCTCTGGGGCTCGCCACAGGTTGCGCCAGTCGGCAACCCTTGGTTCCCCAGGTACACGATGCCGTTGAAACCGACGGGGCTCGCACTCTCAGCGCCACCCCCGAGCCATTGGCATGCGCAGGCGGGCCGCGCTGTGCGACCCTGGCGGCCTCCTGGACCAGCGCCAAGCCGGGCCAGGCACGGCTGATCGTTGCGTTGCCCGGCCTGCCCGACCAGGTCACGGGCGCTGACGTGCACATCGGCGGCTCGGAAGTCGTGCGTTTGCGCGTCCCGGCGGCATCGCCCGGCGCGGCTGATGCGCAAGGCAGCGGCTTCGACGTGCCGCTGCGCGTCATCGACCGCATCGCCTACGGCTCGCGCACCTGGATGCGCGTCTACACGGCGGGCGGCGTCGGCGTCGACGAGCACATCCACAGCGGCGAGCAGCGCAGCCGCGCCTCCGAAGCCATGGCGCATTTCCTCGTCGCCGTGCAGGCCGCGGGCGGGCAGGGCGCCGGCGTGGAGGGTGCGCGCGGCGGCCTGCTCGATCGGCTGGGCGGGCGGGGCGACTGAGCCTGCGCCCATGGGCGCCACGCCTGCGTTGATGGGTTGGCGCCTGAAAACACCCGCGAATCCGCCGATTTCAAGCCTTTCAGGCCTCCAGTCCGCGTGGAATATACGTGAATAGCTATTATTTCGATAGTGCCTGAGGCGCCGTCGCCTGCGCCAGGTGCTGCGCCAGCGTCGCCGCCGACAGCTCGCCGCTGCGCACGGCGGCCAGCCGCCCGCTGGCATCGAAAAACAGCGTGGTCGGCAGCGCCCGCTGCCCCAGCAGGCTGCCCAGCTGCGAGCTCTGGTCCAGCACCACGTCGGCGGGGGGCAACTGCTGCGCGCTGGCAAAGCGCACCACGGTCTCTGGCGCCTCGCCCTGGTTGATCCACAGAAAGCGCACCTCGGGGTGCGCCGCGCGCGCGCGCAGCAGCACCGGCATCTCGCGCCGGCAGGGCGGGCACCAGCTGGCCCACAGGTTGACCACCACGGGCCGGCCCTGCAAGGCCGGCAGGTGCACGGTGCGCGCGTCCAGCGCCACGCCCTGCCAGGCCGGCAACTGGGCGGGCACGGCCGGCTGGGCCAGCTGCAGCGCCAGTGTGCCGACCAGCCACAGGCCAGCGCCGGCGCCCGCGCCCAGCGCCACCGGGCGGCGCCAGCGGCTGCGGCGCAGCCACAGCGCCAGCACATACACGGCGGCGGCTAGCAGGCCCCACCAGGGCGCCCAGCCGCCATCGCGGATGTCCAGCACGCTCCACGGCGCATCCGCGTACTCGCGCCAGTACTGCAGCACGAAGGCCAGCCGTGCGGCCAAAAGCGTCGCCAGCGCCAGAGCCCAGCCGTGCGGGCCAGCCGGCAGTCCGGCGCGGCGCGCGGCGCGTTCGTGCACCGTGGTGGAAGCCAGCCAGGCCGCCGCCGCGAAGACCATCGCCCACGGCAGCACCAGGGGGCCCAGGTTCAGGGTTTGCGCAGGCAGCATGGGGCGGCGGTGTCCTTTCAGTCGGTGGGCAGCAGCGGCCAGCGCAGGCGTGCGCGCAGGCCTGGGTGGGCGGGGGTCAGCTCCAGGGTGCCGCCACCGCTTTCGGCAATGCGCCGGGCAATGGTCAGGCCCAGGCCGCTGCCGGCGCTGCTGCTGGCGCCCTTGCGCCAAAAGCGCTCGGTGGCCTGCCGGCATTCCTCTTCGCTCAGGCCCGGTCCGTGGTCGCGCACGTCAACGCTCAGCCAGCCCGGTGCGGTGCCGCTGCCGGGCTGCAGAGCCAGCGCGCAGCGCAGCGGCGCATCGCCCGCGTGGTGGCGCAGGGCGTTGTCCAGCAGATTGCCGATGGCGCTGGCCAGCAGGGCACTGGGCACGGCCAGGTGGGCCTGCTGCCAGGCGGGGTCGCCCGGCTGCGGCGCGTACTGCACGTCCACCGGCGCGGCGTGCCCGCGCTCATGCTCGGCGCGCTGGCGCGATTGCTGCACCGCCAGCTCCAGCGCCTGCACGATGGCGCTGCCCTGCGTGCCACGCTCGCCGGCCGGTTCGGCGGCGCCTTCCACGCGCGCCAGCTGCAGCAGCTGCTCCAGCGTGCCATGCATGTGGGCGATGCCCTGCAGCGCCGCGTCCAGCGCCTCGTCGGCCACGGCGGCGCGGCCGGGAGCGGCCAGGGCCAGTTGCGCCACCTGCACCTGCGTCTTGATGGCCGTGAGCGGCGTGCGCAGCTCGTGCGCCGCATCGGCCGTCCAGCGACGCTCGTGTTCGATGGCGCTGCGCGAGCGCGCCAGCAGCGCATTCAGGCTGGCCACCAGCGGCTGCAGTTCGCGCACGTGCTGGCCTGCGCGCACCGGCCCTGTGGCCTGGGGCTGGCGCTGGCGCAGTTCGCGCTGCAGCTGCGCCAGCGGGCGCAGCCCACGCGTGACCAGCGCCCACACCAGCAGCCACACGCCGGCCAGCGCCACGGCGAAGGTCAGCACCAGCGAGCGCATGGCCGAGCGCGCCAGCTGCGCGCGCTGGTCCAGCCGGTCGGATGTGGCGACGCGCAGCTCGCCGTCCTGCAACACGTAGGTGCGCCACGCCTTGCCGCCCTTGGTGATGGTGCCAAAGCCGGGCGAGCCCAGCGTGGAGTTGGCCGGCGCGTCGCCGGTGCGGGCCAGCGGCAGCACCTCGACCTCGCTGCGCACCAGGCTGACCTCGCAGGCCACGCCGTCGCGGGCGATGACGGATTGCAGCTGCTGCGCGGTGTCCGGGCCGGGGGCGGTGGCGGGCAGCGGCGCGGGCTGGAACTGGTGCACGATGCTGGCCACCATGCGGGCCGACGCCACCAGGCGCTCGTCCAGCATGGCCTCCAGCTCGGCCTGCAGGACGCCCACGCGCCACCAGCCCACCACGCCCCACAGCACGCCGGTGGCCAGCGCCAGGGCCAGCACCAGGCGGCGGCGCAGGCTGTGCGCGCGGGCGGCGGAGGCGGCGGTCATCGCGCGCCCGGATCGGCGCTGACGCCCAGGCGAAAGCCCAGGCCGCGCACCGTCTCTATGAGATCCGCGCCGAGTTTTCTGCGCAGGTGATGCACGTGCACGTTGAGGGTGTTGCTGCCCACATCCTCGTCCAGACCGTACAGGCTGTCGTGCAGCTGGGCGGTGCTGAGCACGCGCCCGCCGGCCTGCACCAGCGCGGCCAGGAGCGCCCATTCGCGCCGCGCCAGCTCGACGGGCTGGCCGGCCAGCCAGACGGCGCCACCGGCCATGTCGATCTCGCACTCGCCCAGGCGCACCCGGTCGCTGGCACGCCCGCCGGCGCGGCGCACCAGCGCCTGCAGGCGCAGCGCCAGCTCGGGCAGATCGAAGGGCTTGGTCAGGTAATCGTCCGTGCCCTCCTGAAAGCCGGCGATCTTGTCCTGCAGCGTGCCACGCGCGGTGAGGATGAGCACCGGCATGGCGTTGCCGGCGGCGCGCCAGTGGCGCAGGAGGGTCATGCCGTCGCCGTCGGGCAGGCCCAGGTCGAGTACGCAGGCGTCGTAGGGGCGGGCGTCCAGGTGGGCCTGGGCGGCGGCTGCGGTGCCGGCGATGTCGGCTTGCAGGCCGTGCAGGTCCAGGCCGGTGCGGATGCCGGCGGCTACCAGGGCGTTGTCTTCGACGATCAGGATGTGCATGGGGGGATCATGCCTTTCGTTGTTTTGGTCTCTTTTTTTGATAGCTGATTGCGCTTTGTTTACGCCGACTCATGGGTGATTTGGCTTGTTTTTTCGTTTGTGTTTTGCTGGGTTGGGGGGCCGGGACTCGCCCCGGCTCCCCAACCCAGCAAGAAGCGGAGGCCAAAACGACCTCTAGCCCAAGCCAGACAAGCGCAAGCAGCTATCAGAAATAAAACTCCATCACACCTTGCGCACGCGCACCGGCAACCCCTGCCGCACCACCGCCCCCGACACCCAATCAATCCAAACGTTGTCCTTGGCCGGCCGCGTCGGATCAGTAAACCCCAGATCGTTCAAGTTCACCCCGGCGCCATGCTGCCGGTCGTGCGGCGTCTCCTTGCCGTCGATCGTGTGCGCCGTCGCACCCAGCTGCCGGTGCCCGTAGCCATACTCGATGGCCACGGTCCCCGCCGCGATACCGCTCCTGACCAGCGCCATCCCGCGCACGCTGGCGCCGGGAGTGCTCACCTCGATGTGGTCGCCATTGGCAATCCCCAGCCGCGCTGCATCATCCTTGTGCAGGCTGATCGGGTTGTGCGGGTGCACCTGGCGCAGGCGCTTGACGGCGATCGACATGCTGCTCATCAGGTTGGACTTGTACGAGCTCAATGTGAGCGGCCATTGCGACTCGGGATAGTGCTCGCGCATGGCCGAGCCATCGGCAAAGCGCGTCGGGAACCACGTCGGGCAGCCCACGTAGCGCTCGCCGGTCATGGAGTGATGCATCCTGGCCAGGCCCTCATGCCACAGTTGCACCGGGAACTTGTGCTGGGCCTTGATGTGCTCGCCGACCCAGGCATCCTCCAGCGTGTCGAAGCGCCCGCCGCGGCTCAGGACCATGGCCACGCGGCGCACTTCCTCGGGCTTGAGGCGCTTTTCCACCTCGGGCATCCAGCGTTTGAGCCCCGTGATCTCGATGTCGTCGTCGCTCGCCTCGGGCACCGGCTTGCCGGCTTGATAGGCGATGTTGCAGACGCCGCGCACGTAGAAGTCTTCAGCGTTCTCGAGATTCAGCGGTTCGCCATCGCGGGTACTCATGGCGTTCTTGCCAAAGCCCGGCAGCTGCAACTGCCTGGCCACGGCGAACAGGAAGGACTCCAGGTTCACCGGTCGGCCGTCCGCCGTGCGCGCCGTGGCGGGTTCGACCACCGGCCAGCGCACGGTCGAGGTCTTGGCGATCACGTCGGCCCAGGGCGCGCCTATGCCCCAGCTCTCATACGTCACCGTGTCGGGCACGATGTAGTCGGCCAGCGCCGAGGTCTCGTTGATGAACGGATCGACGGAGATGAACAGCGGCAGCTTCTTCGGGTCGCGGATGGCGGGCACCACCGCATGTTCGAAGCCGGCAATGGCATACACCGGGTTCGACATGTGGTTGATCCACGCCTTGATGGCGTAGGGGTAGCCCAGCAGGCCCGCCGCCACCATCTCGCTGCTCATGTTGCCGGGCGCGGGGTACCAGGGCGCGCGCGCCGGGTAGGGGTTCTCGCCGGCTTCCTTCTTGCGCCTGAATTCGCTGGTCTTCTCGTACGGAAAGCGCGTGCGCGACAGCGACACGCCGGTGGGCTTGACCTGGCCCTCGAAGGTGGCGAAGTTGTAGCGCGGCCCCGGCCCGAAGGGGCCGAAGGGGCCGGCGTCCAGCACCCAGCCGCCCTTGACGTTCAGGTTGCCGACCAGGTTGTTCAGCATGGCAATCGCATAGGCCGTGTAGAAGCCCGCGCCGCTCATGGTGCCGCCGTGCGAGTTGGCCACGGCGCGCTTGCCATGGCTGGTGAACTCGCGCGCCAGGTCTTCGATCTCCTGCACGCTCACGCCGCAGATGTCCGAATATTCCTGGATCGTCATGCGGTGCGCGTGCTCGCGCAGCTTGGCAAACGACGTGCACACGGGCACCGGGGTCGGGTCTTCGGCAGCGCCTTCGGCGCGTGGCAGGGTGAAGGTGCGCTCCACGACCAGCCGCGCGGGCTGCGCCACCGTATGGGCGCTGAGCGTGCCGTCCGCGAGCTGCACCACATAGACGTCCTCGGCCGGGGTTTTCTCGTCCACCGGCTCAGGCATGGGCAGGCCGATGTCCGCGCCGCGCAGGAACTGGCCGAAGCGCGGGTGCTTGGGGTCGTTGATGAGCAGGTGCGTGGCGTTGCTCCACGATGCCTCGCCCGCTGCCGCCATGGCCTGCGGGCCGGGCTGGCTGAGGTACTGGGCGTCATAGCGCTCGTTGTCGATGATCCAGCGGATCAGCGCCATGGCCAGCGCCAGGTCGGTGGCGGGCTTGACGGGCAGCCAGCGGTTGTTGTCGCCCGCGGCATGGCTCGACGACGTGGGCAGCATGGGCGAGATGACCACGTATTTGTAGCTGTTGTCCTCGCGCGAGCGCGCCTCGGCCAGCTCCCGGCCCATGCGCTGGAAGGGGTTGCCGGCCTGCGCCGGCGCCGTGCCCAGGAACAGGCCGAAGCGCGAATTCTTCCAGTCCGGCTTGCCGTGCGGCATGCCGGGGATGTTGCCCAGGGCGGCCGCCGTGCCGACGCGGTAGGTCTGGCCGCAGTAGGCGCCGTGGTTGGCAAAGTTCACCGTGCCGAACGACGGGCCGGCAAAACGGCGGATCAGCGGCGTGCGGCCTTCGTTGGAGGCGTCGGTGATGACCAGCTGGTTGGACTTGGGGCCGTACTCGGGGTTTTCCGGGTCGATCAGGGTGTTCACGTCGCGAATCGCCCGCAGGCCGTCCACATGGCCCTCGCCGAACAGGTCGCCGCCCTCGCACACCTCCTGGACAAGCTGCTCCAGCGAGATGCTCTTCCACTGGCCCGAGCCGCGCGGGCCCAC belongs to Melaminivora suipulveris and includes:
- a CDS encoding cryptochrome/photolyase family protein, with protein sequence MTGLRRTHEHDASARGSKALVWLRRDLRCDDHAALHHALRRFEQVYCVFVFDTDILDALPSRQDRRVEFIHASVLELHQALQQLAVRSGAPGGGLLVRHGPALACITQLAQQLGVQEVVANRDYEPQAIARDQRVAEALQARGIAFSDYKDQVLLEQGEVLTQQGRPYSVFTPYKRAWLQRLDAFQLTPYPVDRHARHLAPPPTGERLPTLSELGFIPTNLHQLALPTGMSGAQQLLRDFVPRMATYHEARDYPARKGVSYLSVHLRFGTVSVRQVAAVAARQAAQGCTGAQTWLSELAWRDFYFMILWHYPQVVAQCFRPECDGLQWDDAPALWQAWCEARTGYPLVDAAMRQLLQTGYMHNRLRMVVASFLTKDLGIDWRRGERFFARHLNDYDLAANNGGWQWTASTGCDAQPYFRIFNPVTQSQRFDPEGRFIRRYLPELARVPDAHIHFPAAMKPAALATCGLRLGEDYPLPVVDHARARERTLMRFAFLAESDAS
- a CDS encoding ATP-binding protein, encoding MTAASAARAHSLRRRLVLALALATGVLWGVVGWWRVGVLQAELEAMLDERLVASARMVASIVHQFQPAPLPATAPGPDTAQQLQSVIARDGVACEVSLVRSEVEVLPLARTGDAPANSTLGSPGFGTITKGGKAWRTYVLQDGELRVATSDRLDQRAQLARSAMRSLVLTFAVALAGVWLLVWALVTRGLRPLAQLQRELRQRQPQATGPVRAGQHVRELQPLVASLNALLARSRSAIEHERRWTADAAHELRTPLTAIKTQVQVAQLALAAPGRAAVADEALDAALQGIAHMHGTLEQLLQLARVEGAAEPAGERGTQGSAIVQALELAVQQSRQRAEHERGHAAPVDVQYAPQPGDPAWQQAHLAVPSALLASAIGNLLDNALRHHAGDAPLRCALALQPGSGTAPGWLSVDVRDHGPGLSEEECRQATERFWRKGASSSAGSGLGLTIARRIAESGGGTLELTPAHPGLRARLRWPLLPTD
- a CDS encoding tetrathionate reductase subunit A, producing the protein MTYKTSRPAPDGQRPDNSRRRMLLRGGAVAGGLTAFAAGYGEVVAKGARGLVSGTSGVSTKSATRGNSLTPEFRIDPVTGQLTTQPGQVVSPSSCLGCWTQCGVRVRVDTEKGQIIRIAGNPYHPLSTTNSVPMAMPVREAYATLGGDSGIEGRATSCARGSAMLEHQSAPHRVLTPLKRVGPRGSGQWKSISLEQLVQEVCEGGDLFGEGHVDGLRAIRDVNTLIDPENPEYGPKSNQLVITDASNEGRTPLIRRFAGPSFGTVNFANHGAYCGQTYRVGTAAALGNIPGMPHGKPDWKNSRFGLFLGTAPAQAGNPFQRMGRELAEARSREDNSYKYVVISPMLPTSSSHAAGDNNRWLPVKPATDLALAMALIRWIIDNERYDAQYLSQPGPQAMAAAGEASWSNATHLLINDPKHPRFGQFLRGADIGLPMPEPVDEKTPAEDVYVVQLADGTLSAHTVAQPARLVVERTFTLPRAEGAAEDPTPVPVCTSFAKLREHAHRMTIQEYSDICGVSVQEIEDLAREFTSHGKRAVANSHGGTMSGAGFYTAYAIAMLNNLVGNLNVKGGWVLDAGPFGPFGPGPRYNFATFEGQVKPTGVSLSRTRFPYEKTSEFRRKKEAGENPYPARAPWYPAPGNMSSEMVAAGLLGYPYAIKAWINHMSNPVYAIAGFEHAVVPAIRDPKKLPLFISVDPFINETSALADYIVPDTVTYESWGIGAPWADVIAKTSTVRWPVVEPATARTADGRPVNLESFLFAVARQLQLPGFGKNAMSTRDGEPLNLENAEDFYVRGVCNIAYQAGKPVPEASDDDIEITGLKRWMPEVEKRLKPEEVRRVAMVLSRGGRFDTLEDAWVGEHIKAQHKFPVQLWHEGLARMHHSMTGERYVGCPTWFPTRFADGSAMREHYPESQWPLTLSSYKSNLMSSMSIAVKRLRQVHPHNPISLHKDDAARLGIANGDHIEVSTPGASVRGMALVRSGIAAGTVAIEYGYGHRQLGATAHTIDGKETPHDRQHGAGVNLNDLGFTDPTRPAKDNVWIDWVSGAVVRQGLPVRVRKV
- a CDS encoding nuclear transport factor 2 family protein encodes the protein MQISPPLADRGTQARSEAATQRLIALYEQLSPAHLATLDAHYALNAHFRDPFNDVRGVPAIAQIFAHMFATLDQPRFTVTQHIVQGDQAFLGWEFRFRMRRWRPRVEQCIHGATLVRFDAEGRVALHRDYWDAAQELYEKLPVLGGLMRWLRRSASATATRANGDAQRQRV
- a CDS encoding response regulator, with the protein product MHILIVEDNALVAAGIRTGLDLHGLQADIAGTAAAAQAHLDARPYDACVLDLGLPDGDGMTLLRHWRAAGNAMPVLILTARGTLQDKIAGFQEGTDDYLTKPFDLPELALRLQALVRRAGGRASDRVRLGECEIDMAGGAVWLAGQPVELARREWALLAALVQAGGRVLSTAQLHDSLYGLDEDVGSNTLNVHVHHLRRKLGADLIETVRGLGFRLGVSADPGAR
- a CDS encoding TlpA family protein disulfide reductase, whose amino-acid sequence is MLPAQTLNLGPLVLPWAMVFAAAAWLASTTVHERAARRAGLPAGPHGWALALATLLAARLAFVLQYWREYADAPWSVLDIRDGGWAPWWGLLAAAVYVLALWLRRSRWRRPVALGAGAGAGLWLVGTLALQLAQPAVPAQLPAWQGVALDARTVHLPALQGRPVVVNLWASWCPPCRREMPVLLRARAAHPEVRFLWINQGEAPETVVRFASAQQLPPADVVLDQSSQLGSLLGQRALPTTLFFDASGRLAAVRSGELSAATLAQHLAQATAPQALSK